From the Anguilla anguilla isolate fAngAng1 chromosome 8, fAngAng1.pri, whole genome shotgun sequence genome, one window contains:
- the bet1 gene encoding BET1 homolog, which produces MRRAGLGEGGQTGNYVASGYSVYEEENEHLQEGLRAKVSALKHLSIDIGTEVKHHNKMLQDMDTDFESTGGLLGATMGRLKLLARGSQTRIFCYLFLFALFVFFVLYWVIKLR; this is translated from the exons ATGAGGCGCGCTGGGTTAG GTGAAGGGGGACAAACAGGAAATTATGTGGCAAGTGGATACAGTGTTTATGAGGAAGAAAACGAACATTTACAAGAGGGTTTAAGAGCCAAAGTCAGTGCTTTGAAACAT CTATCAATTGATATTGGAACTGAAGTTAAACACCATAATAAAATGTTGCAAGATATG GACACAGATTTTGAGTCTACTGGTGGTCTTTTGGGGGCCACTATGGGTAGACTGAAGCTGTTGGCCAGGGGCAGCCAAACCCGGATCTTCTGCTACCTGTTTCTGTTTGCGCTTTTTGTATTCTTTGTCCTCTATTGGGTAATTAAACTTAGGTGA